In a single window of the Thermoanaerobacterium sp. PSU-2 genome:
- a CDS encoding 4-hydroxy-3-methylbut-2-enyl diphosphate reductase: MKILIADNAGFCFGVKRAVKMAYDQVNNSDDSKTYSYGELIHNPQVVKDLEDKGIKTIEHIDELDENSKILIRTHGIPEKIYDELKKKKVEIIDMTCPFVKRVQKIVNGYYKKGYSIVIIGDRNHPEVIGVNGWCNNSAYVIQSTDDVNSLPFLDKACVVAQTTITQKMWEDILALLHLKVKELISYNTICDATNKRQSSAEKISKEVDMMIVIGGKNSSNTQKLKKICEKNCDKTVQVESADEIDLITLKDVKTVGITAGASTPDYLIQEVIDKITSGRKEE, translated from the coding sequence ATGAAAATATTGATAGCTGACAACGCGGGATTTTGTTTTGGGGTAAAAAGGGCAGTCAAGATGGCCTATGATCAAGTGAATAATAGTGATGATTCTAAGACCTATTCATATGGAGAGCTTATTCATAACCCGCAAGTTGTAAAAGACCTTGAAGACAAAGGAATTAAGACTATAGAACACATCGATGAATTAGATGAAAATAGCAAGATACTTATTAGGACACATGGTATACCTGAAAAAATTTATGATGAATTGAAAAAGAAAAAAGTAGAAATAATCGATATGACTTGTCCTTTTGTAAAAAGAGTCCAAAAAATAGTCAATGGATACTATAAGAAAGGATATTCTATTGTTATAATAGGGGATAGAAATCATCCGGAAGTTATAGGTGTAAATGGATGGTGTAATAATTCAGCTTATGTTATCCAATCAACTGATGATGTAAATTCATTGCCTTTTTTAGATAAAGCCTGTGTTGTTGCGCAGACAACTATAACACAAAAAATGTGGGAAGATATCTTGGCTTTGTTGCATCTTAAAGTCAAAGAATTAATATCATATAATACAATATGCGACGCTACCAATAAAAGGCAATCATCTGCTGAAAAAATATCTAAAGAAGTAGATATGATGATCGTCATAGGTGGAAAGAATAGCTCTAATACGCAAAAATTAAAAAAAATATGTGAAAAGAATTGTGATAAAACTGTACAAGTTGAGAGTGCTGATGAAATTGATTTGATTACTCTAAAAGACGTTAAAACAGTCGGCATTACTGCTGGTGCATCTACTCCAGATTATTTAATACAGGAAGTCATTGATAAGATTACAAGTGGAAGAAAGGAAGAATAA
- a CDS encoding lysophospholipid acyltransferase family protein yields MFYYIAKYIVLFIINIIFRIEVDGYENIPANGPVIICPNHISFLDPPIVGAIFTRRIFFMAKAELFKNPLFRFILSKGLGAFPVKRGTSDLTAIKIALNHLKKGHAIGIFPEGTRSKTGQLQKAEPGVSLLSVKGKAPVLPVGIKSNYKLFSKVTIKIGKPIYFEEYQNVHLTSQDMANIGEKIMLEISKLI; encoded by the coding sequence ATGTTTTATTATATAGCCAAATACATCGTTCTTTTTATTATAAATATAATTTTTAGAATAGAGGTAGATGGCTACGAAAATATTCCTGCTAATGGTCCTGTGATTATATGCCCTAATCATATAAGCTTTTTAGATCCACCAATTGTTGGCGCCATTTTTACCAGAAGAATTTTTTTTATGGCAAAGGCCGAGCTTTTCAAAAATCCTTTATTTAGATTCATATTAAGCAAAGGATTAGGCGCTTTTCCGGTGAAAAGAGGCACATCAGATTTAACCGCTATAAAAATTGCTTTAAATCATTTAAAAAAAGGACATGCTATTGGTATTTTCCCAGAAGGAACCAGAAGCAAAACTGGCCAATTGCAAAAAGCCGAGCCTGGTGTATCGCTTTTATCGGTAAAAGGGAAAGCACCTGTCTTACCGGTCGGGATAAAGTCAAATTATAAACTTTTTTCAAAAGTGACAATAAAGATCGGTAAACCTATTTATTTTGAAGAGTATCAAAATGTACATTTAACATCTCAAGATATGGCAAATATTGGTGAAAAGATTATGCTGGAAATTTCAAAGTTAATTTAG
- a CDS encoding NAD(P)/FAD-dependent oxidoreductase has protein sequence MKKVFVIGCGPSGMMAAIMSSLKGNEVVIFEKNDRPGKKLMITGKGRCNITNSASIKEIIENTPTNGKFLYSALNGFSNADLIDFFNKNGLMTKVERGGRVFPVSDKAIDVLDVLLRLIKENHIEIRFNSKVTDILIDGKCVKGIIVNGKKEFCDSLILASGGKSYPSTGSTGDGYDMAKKLGHKIVEPHPALVPLVTFEDVSEMMGLTLKNINAKLCINGKLVREEFGEMLFTHFGLSGPVILTLSSFFKTVEDGDVVIKIDLKPALNHEKLDERLQRDFKKYSKKELKNSLNDLLPRSLIPYVIRVSSLNPDKRVSELSKAERGALVNVIKDLAFRIKSKRSINEAIITSGGVSTKEINPKTMESRLIKGLFFAGEIIDVDALTGGFNLQISFSTGYLAGINS, from the coding sequence TTGAAAAAAGTCTTTGTAATTGGCTGTGGCCCTTCAGGAATGATGGCTGCCATAATGAGTTCTCTAAAAGGCAATGAAGTTGTAATTTTTGAAAAAAATGATAGACCAGGGAAGAAACTCATGATAACAGGAAAAGGCAGATGTAATATAACAAATTCAGCTTCAATAAAAGAAATTATTGAAAATACGCCAACAAATGGCAAATTCCTTTATAGTGCTTTAAATGGCTTTTCTAATGCTGATTTAATTGATTTTTTTAACAAGAATGGTTTAATGACTAAAGTTGAAAGAGGAGGAAGAGTATTTCCCGTTTCAGATAAAGCAATTGATGTACTGGATGTCCTTTTAAGGCTCATTAAAGAAAATCATATTGAAATTAGATTCAATAGCAAAGTTACTGATATACTGATTGATGGTAAATGTGTCAAAGGAATAATTGTTAATGGCAAAAAAGAATTTTGCGACAGTTTAATACTGGCATCTGGCGGAAAATCTTATCCTTCTACAGGCTCAACTGGAGATGGGTATGATATGGCAAAAAAATTGGGCCACAAAATAGTAGAGCCACATCCAGCATTAGTCCCTCTTGTAACCTTCGAAGATGTCAGTGAAATGATGGGATTAACACTTAAAAATATTAATGCTAAATTGTGTATAAATGGCAAATTAGTTAGAGAAGAATTTGGTGAAATGCTGTTTACACATTTTGGATTATCAGGTCCTGTAATATTGACACTAAGCAGCTTTTTTAAAACTGTTGAAGATGGAGATGTTGTAATAAAAATTGATTTAAAGCCTGCTTTAAATCATGAGAAGCTGGATGAAAGGCTTCAAAGAGATTTTAAAAAATATTCTAAAAAAGAGTTGAAGAATTCTTTGAATGATTTGCTTCCACGTTCATTGATACCTTATGTGATAAGGGTAAGCTCTTTAAATCCTGATAAAAGAGTTTCAGAATTATCAAAAGCGGAACGAGGTGCTTTAGTAAATGTTATAAAGGATCTCGCATTTCGCATAAAATCTAAGCGATCTATAAATGAGGCCATAATTACTTCTGGAGGAGTAAGCACTAAAGAAATAAATCCTAAGACGATGGAATCGCGGCTTATTAAAGGACTTTTTTTTGCCGGTGAAATAATTGATGTAGATGCATTGACTGGCGGTTTCAACCTACAAATTTCTTTTTCTACTGGTTATTTAGCAGGAATAAATTCCTGA
- a CDS encoding MurR/RpiR family transcriptional regulator, producing the protein MDKNADIIKRIQDNYAQLSKSQKIIAEYIINHYDKAAFMTAAKLGNSINISESTVVRFANTLGYDGYPELQSALQELIKNKLTTVQRLEMTDETDEVSILNNVLKSDIENIKATKEEIDKNSFKEVVDNIFKAKRIYIIGFRSSTAIAEYLGFYLNLILENVILVKPGISDVFEQMLRVNSEDLVIGIGFPRYSKRTLEVMKYAKSQNAKIVAITDSLISPLTEIADEILLAKSNMASFVDSLVAPLSLINALIVSVGIREKDKITDTFEKLENIWNEYGIYLSKNI; encoded by the coding sequence ATGGATAAAAATGCTGATATAATTAAAAGGATTCAAGATAATTATGCACAGTTAAGCAAAAGCCAAAAAATTATAGCAGAATATATAATAAACCATTATGATAAAGCTGCCTTTATGACTGCAGCAAAATTGGGCAATAGCATAAATATAAGTGAATCTACTGTAGTTAGATTTGCAAATACTTTAGGTTATGATGGCTATCCTGAGCTTCAAAGTGCTTTACAAGAATTAATAAAAAACAAACTTACTACTGTTCAAAGGCTTGAAATGACAGATGAAACAGATGAAGTTTCTATTTTGAACAATGTGTTAAAATCTGATATAGAAAATATCAAAGCCACAAAAGAAGAAATAGATAAAAATTCATTCAAGGAAGTGGTTGATAATATCTTTAAGGCAAAGAGAATATACATAATCGGTTTTAGAAGTTCTACTGCCATTGCCGAGTATTTAGGTTTTTATCTGAATTTGATACTTGAGAATGTAATATTAGTAAAACCCGGCATATCTGATGTTTTTGAACAAATGCTTAGAGTAAATTCAGAGGACTTAGTAATTGGTATAGGATTTCCAAGGTATTCAAAAAGGACATTGGAAGTTATGAAATATGCTAAATCTCAAAATGCAAAAATAGTTGCCATTACAGACAGTCTTATATCACCGCTTACTGAAATTGCCGATGAAATACTTTTGGCCAAGAGTAATATGGCATCATTTGTTGATTCATTAGTTGCCCCATTGAGTCTTATAAATGCACTGATCGTTTCTGTCGGTATTAGAGAGAAAGATAAGATAACAGATACATTTGAAAAATTAGAAAATATTTGGAATGAATACGGAATATATTTGTCGAAGAATATTTAA
- the surE gene encoding 5'/3'-nucleotidase SurE — MNVLLTNDDGVFSDGINQLAVFLKDYYNVVVVAPDRERSAVGHAITMHKPLRINKIKDDDNLKIFYANGTPSDCVKLGIDVVMDKKPDIIISGINNGFNLGTDVLYSGTVSAAMEGAINGYPSIAISLEAGTKLSDKAMLYIKKLIDNVVQNGLPKNCLLNVNIPNVSGEFKGIKITKLGHRNYTENFTKRIDPRGMDYYWLAGKVLENANDEDSDIIAVKNGFISITPIQLDLTMYSFIGNLKNWDMSI; from the coding sequence ATGAATGTTTTGCTGACAAACGATGATGGCGTTTTTTCTGATGGTATAAACCAATTGGCTGTTTTTTTAAAAGATTATTATAATGTTGTTGTCGTTGCACCTGATAGAGAAAGAAGTGCTGTGGGACATGCCATAACAATGCATAAACCTTTGAGGATTAATAAAATTAAAGATGATGATAACCTTAAAATTTTTTATGCAAATGGAACTCCGTCAGACTGTGTGAAACTGGGAATAGATGTGGTTATGGACAAAAAGCCAGATATTATAATTTCTGGTATTAATAATGGTTTCAATTTGGGTACAGATGTTTTGTATTCTGGGACAGTTTCGGCTGCAATGGAAGGCGCAATTAATGGTTATCCTTCGATTGCCATATCGCTGGAAGCCGGGACAAAATTATCAGACAAAGCGATGCTTTATATAAAAAAACTTATAGATAATGTTGTACAAAACGGTTTGCCAAAGAACTGTTTATTAAATGTAAACATACCGAATGTAAGTGGTGAATTTAAGGGTATAAAAATTACAAAATTAGGTCATCGAAATTATACTGAGAATTTTACAAAAAGAATCGATCCACGAGGTATGGATTATTATTGGCTGGCAGGAAAAGTTTTAGAAAATGCCAATGACGAAGATAGTGATATAATCGCTGTTAAAAACGGTTTTATCTCTATAACTCCAATACAACTCGACTTAACTATGTATAGCTTCATTGGTAATTTAAAAAATTGGGATATGTCTATCTGA
- a CDS encoding histidine phosphatase family protein, protein MSTRLFIVRHGETLWNRQKKIQGASDTQLSDEGMKQAYLLSQRLKNEIIDVIFSSDLDRAYKTATFIAKNFNLDVIKLPELREISFGVWEGLTVDEIEKSYKELYHTWKTNPPEAKIEGAETLKAVQDRILNATNKIIEQYKNKNILIVSHGTTIKALILGMLNLDLSFYPKIRQDNTALNIIDVKDDGNCVLVLLNDTCHLRER, encoded by the coding sequence ATGTCTACTAGATTGTTTATCGTACGGCATGGTGAAACGTTATGGAATAGGCAAAAAAAAATTCAAGGTGCAAGTGATACTCAACTTTCTGATGAAGGAATGAAGCAAGCTTACTTGTTGTCTCAAAGATTAAAAAATGAAATAATAGATGTGATTTTTTCCAGTGATTTAGACAGAGCATATAAAACAGCAACTTTTATTGCAAAAAACTTTAACTTAGATGTTATAAAATTGCCAGAGCTTAGAGAGATATCGTTCGGTGTTTGGGAAGGGCTTACGGTAGATGAGATAGAAAAATCATATAAGGAATTGTATCATACGTGGAAAACTAATCCGCCAGAAGCTAAAATTGAAGGCGCTGAGACGTTAAAAGCTGTGCAAGATAGGATATTGAATGCCACGAATAAAATCATAGAACAATATAAAAATAAAAATATACTAATCGTGTCACATGGAACAACAATCAAAGCTTTAATTTTAGGTATGCTAAATTTGGATTTAAGTTTTTATCCTAAAATAAGACAAGACAATACAGCATTAAATATAATAGATGTAAAAGATGATGGAAATTGCGTTTTAGTTCTGCTGAACGATACATGTCATTTAAGGGAGCGATAA
- the cmk gene encoding (d)CMP kinase, whose product MRGAITTENTKEAIFHDTISLIDEIFRINKIKSSDVISIFFTATKDIDAAYPAEALRHNGISNIPMMCFQEMNVKKSLEKCIRVVVFINCEDDKEVKHIYMKNAKLLRLDLLNIKVAIDGPAGAGKSTVAKELAKKLNFTYIDTGAMYRALTYKAVIENINIEDKNKIVELASNIDIELKNDKVLLDGMDVTSEIRTPSISEKVSYISMIPEVREVMVKLQKRLSDKGSVVMDGRDIATVVMPDAQFKFFLTASPEIRAMRRYNELTSKKIPVKYDDILNDIQKRDKNDTERDVAPLKKADDSIVIDTTNMSIDEVVNKMYNIIANG is encoded by the coding sequence ATTAGAGGAGCAATAACAACTGAAAATACTAAAGAAGCAATTTTTCATGACACAATTTCTTTAATTGACGAAATTTTCCGCATCAATAAAATAAAAAGCAGTGATGTTATATCTATATTTTTTACTGCTACAAAGGACATTGATGCAGCTTATCCTGCAGAAGCATTAAGACATAATGGAATTTCGAATATTCCAATGATGTGTTTTCAAGAAATGAACGTAAAGAAAAGTCTTGAGAAATGTATCAGAGTCGTAGTATTTATTAATTGTGAAGATGATAAAGAAGTTAAGCACATATACATGAAAAATGCTAAATTGTTGCGATTGGACTTATTAAATATTAAGGTTGCAATTGACGGCCCGGCTGGTGCAGGAAAAAGTACAGTTGCTAAGGAACTGGCAAAAAAACTAAACTTTACTTACATCGATACAGGGGCTATGTATAGAGCTTTGACGTATAAAGCGGTAATTGAAAATATCAACATAGAAGATAAAAATAAAATAGTAGAATTGGCTTCCAATATTGATATTGAGTTGAAAAACGATAAGGTATTGTTAGATGGTATGGATGTTACAAGCGAAATTAGGACACCATCTATTTCTGAAAAAGTATCATATATTTCAATGATACCAGAGGTAAGAGAAGTAATGGTAAAGCTGCAAAAAAGGCTATCAGATAAGGGTAGCGTCGTAATGGACGGCAGAGATATAGCGACAGTTGTAATGCCGGATGCACAATTTAAATTCTTTTTGACTGCCAGTCCTGAAATTAGGGCAATGCGTAGATACAATGAATTGACAAGCAAGAAAATACCTGTTAAGTATGATGATATATTAAATGATATACAAAAAAGAGATAAGAATGATACTGAAAGAGATGTTGCACCATTAAAAAAGGCTGATGATTCTATTGTTATTGACACTACAAACATGAGTATTGATGAAGTAGTAAACAAAATGTACAATATTATAGCTAATGGGTAA